AGCATTCTGTTAGATTTACTGAATATGCCCCGCGAGTTTTCAGGGAAGTTAGGGAAATGGCAGGTTTGACACAACAAGAATATTGTGAGAGTGTGGGTCCAGAGCAATTAATAGGCAATATGGCCATGggtaatttatcaacaatgTCAGAATTGGTTTCTGAAGGCAAAAGTGGTGCACTTTTCTACTATAGTCCAAATGGACGATTGATAATTAAGACAATTAACAAGCGCTGTGCCCAATACTTCCGAAAATGGCTGGTATTCTATTATTCACATTATGCAAAAAATCCTAACATGTTAATAACAAAGTTTTACGGGGTATTTTCACTCCTATCGCCTACAACTCGCGGCAAACGTGAAAAGCTTTACTTTATCGTAATGAACAATGTATTTCATTCAAATGTCACCATACATAGGAGATATGATTTGAAGGGTTCCATTGTAGGCAGGAGCTTACCAGAAGATGAAAGAGAGGATCATACTATTGCATTGAAGGATTTAGATATATTGTACTATAACGACAAGATCAGGATAGGCGTAGATAGGAAGAAGAAGTTGCTAGCAGCGCTGCGTATTGACGTTAACTTTCTGCGTGAATCCAAATTTTTGGATTATTCATTGCTGGTGGGATTCCACTATCGCAATAAAAGCAAAGATCACGTACATTGGGAGATCGACCAAATGAGTTTAGAAACTTGGAATTCCATAAAGTCTGAGGATAGGAGTGAAATGTACTATTTGGGCAtcattgacatttttaccAAGTGGGGATTTAGGAAGAGTATGGAACACTTGATGCGTTCAATTCAGACATTTAAACCTGGAAAGATTAGCTGTATACATCCGCGGAAGTATGCTGACAGATTTCAGCAATTTGTATCTTCGATAGTCATTTAATTGCTAATTTACTGCGTTGCAAATAACTGAACTACTAATTTACTTATTGTACCATCTAATCTTAATCACTGCGCTCATTTACCAGCCtagttatataattagtttCTTGATTAGCCAATTATAAGCTATAGTTTGCGCTGTTTagttattaaatatgtcGAATGAATTTCAATGTTCTAACACATGAATTCCCGATAAACCTTTTACATTATAGAGTTTTTAATGGTCCAAATATAGTGTTTTTCATAcctaataataatatttcatGTACAATTTTGCGATTATGTCCACATACatgacaaattttcatagtatacacatatacatattaacacattattcattataaatatttattgtataataaaaatatgatgATGCGATATCAGTTTGTACACTTTTTTGGAGtaaatatcacaattttGTAGCAAGGAAATTGTCCCATCTCAAACGTCATCTTCGCTaatgaatcaatttcatgCAGCAATGATATTCTGTCACTTTTCATATAATCTGACACTAACTCCAAAAGCTGATTTACTTGCATTGAGTGGTATGGACATTCTTTAGTTTTTTTCATCATTATGGCTCTGTGGAAACTTTCAAACAATAAACTTGCATAATTTGCAGgtggtaaaattttgaattgttcGTGCAGCTGCACATTTTTGACGCCATATTTAAAGTTTACAGGCTCTTTAAAGGTAATCTCTTTGTTCTCCATAGTCaattctatatttaaatcaCATGAAAACGATGACAAGTTAACAATATTGATTGTAGTAGTGACAAATCGATAAGTGCCACTAAGTGGGAAAGGCGTGTCTTTTAGTGTTATTTTTGTCGATATTCTAGAGTCAACGctgtaaaatatatgccTTCTATCCAAGTTAGAAAATTGCGATTTCAGAATACCAGTAGCAAAATTGGATGAAGCTTGCTTATTAGGCAATAATGTGCTACTGGTTATAAGGTTATAACCGGATTTAATTAACCTTCGTGCCAATACTTTTCTAATGGCAAATGAATGAAATTTTGTGACACAACTTGGTGCAgtgatatttatttgtgataGGAAAGATTTGGGGGGGGTGTTGTTGAccataaacaatttatttgaattgataaattctGATAGATTTTTATCAAGATAATCATGATCATTTGCATCAGCCATGTTTAATTCAAGACTGGTATCACAGGAATTAACGCTTATTTCTgtggataaattttgatccaTGTCAAAATCATCAGCATCAGTCTCCCCCATAGCAAACAAATGCTTAATTTCATCTTTAGCAGGTATCTTTTCCCCCATATATGATGTATTGACTTCTTTTGCATGTTTTTCGATTCTAAAAAACACCTTTTGCGTCCTATTTCTATTGTAGCTGCTACTTCCATTCTCAATATTATCCTTAAGAGAATGTTGGGCCTTGGTGTTGTGAAATATATCCATTCGCTGTTTATGAAAAACCTTTTCCTGGGTAACTTAAAAGCTTACCATTTGTAAGTGTGATTTGGTGTTCCGATTACAAATGTTTAGTTCGGAGGACAAAGTTTTACCGGGATAAATGGCATCAAAAAAATGCTTGTCAAAGTAAACCCCGGATGTTATACAGACAGCACCAATTGGTAGTTCATAATGGTGACTTTGCTCAATAATTCCTTTCAAACTTGTAGTCGTAGTTGCTGTAATGGGGAGTATCTTCTTGATCttcaatttgaatttgccGTGCTTGCCATCTTTATCAACAACACTGGCACCGCTGGTGGCTGTAGCAGTAGGTGTGGTTAAAGTGGAAGAGACGACAGATCTAGCAGTGTATGATACATTAGAACCCATATCTGAAGCAGAATCTCCTGTTTTTTTGGTCAAAAGTTGTAACCCATCAAAACCACTAACTGTTTTCCCCTctgatttattaaaaaattcgtTGCcgttaaatttgttgtcTGTAGGTATTATTGGTTGGTTGTTGTTGGTGGGCGTTTGTTGATTGGATTGGGGAAAAGGACTGTcattttgcaaaaaatgaGAATCATATAGATCTAGATTTTTAGATAGATTGGTTGGTTGATATGTATTTGAGGAATTGATTGCAGAAGCCTTTGCTGGGGGCACGTTGATAGGTAAGGAGGGGTTagtttgtatattttgtgcAAATGAAGCATCATAGctttcattttttattttaaattcacTAGATACAAGCGATTTAGCATTTTCAAAGTCAAATTCTTGCGTATCTGGTACAATTGGTACACATTGTGTATCTTGTGTGATATTTTcagtatttaaatttgttgattcGAGAATGACATTGTTAATTAGAGCCTTTTTCCTCTTTATTGAATCTATTTTTATGCGAAACTTCTTTAATGGGCCTCTTCCACCAATCTCACTTTCCATATATATAAGTAAGCAGACCCCACcgttaattattttagcACATCAATAAATCTAATTTGCTACGGCAAATTGGTTAGTTTCGCATCAGAAACGCCATAgaaataactaatatacTGCAATATGGTCCATGGCGAGAGCGAAAATGTAAAAACCGAGACTTACACACATGATCGCTCTAGCAAATATCGTAAAGTGAACTTGAACAAACACGATGAAGAAAAGGATTTGAAGATATTATCCGACTTTGATCATTTTAGATCGGACAAAATCACAGACCTTAATTTACTTAAGAAATATGCCAATATTATAGCTTACATTAACACCCTAACCCCTGTACTACACTCACTCAAGTCGGAATTCAACATAGATTATACCATGGCCTCATGCTGGCAGAAGAATATACCTATTAAAATAGAACCAGTGACAGCAACAGAAAAGAGGAATAAGACGGAGCCGAATGATGAATTTCTGGAGCCTCTAAATCGTTGGTGGGAGAGTGTAACAGATCTTGAGAGCGAATTAAAATGGAATTACCTTGAACACAGGGGATTACAATTTGCCGAACTCTACGAACCTCATGGCATTAGCATACTTTTTAACGGCAAagaattaaaattaaactCAGAAGCGGAGGAAATCGCCACCATGTGGTGTACTACATTAGGCACGGAATATGAAAACAAGCCCATATTCAGgaaaaatttttggaaaacaTTCAAATCAAAATTCCCAACTTTACACCCTATAAAGAAGGCTAAGTTAGAGTCCTGCGACTTTACAGctatcaaaaattatctgGATAATAAGAAGCTTAAAGCAGCACAggatttggaaaatgatcGGGAGAGTGTATTAGCGGAGAAGGAAGCGCTTAAAAGGGCTAAGAAGGAATTGGAACTTCCCTTTACATACGCCTTGGTGGATAACATAAGGGAGAAAGTCTCCGGCTTTAAGGTGGAACCTCCTGGTCTTTTTAGGGGCAGAGGTGAACACCCAAAGCAAGGACTATGGAAGGTATTGAAATGCATTGTActgtaaatattaatagtGAAGCTATTAATATTTAGCAGCATGTTTCACATTACtgcaaaattaattatatgtgGATTACATGTAAACTATGGAGTAAAACAAACATTAATTGGccaatcaattaataaatgacactaaaaatgcaaatatcACTCAGCAACGCATAATACCCACtgatgttaaaattaacatTGCCAAGACTGCCCCGGTGCCAAAGGCAATATATCCACTAAATGGATATTGCTGGAACGATGTAGTTCACGAAAATTCACTAACTTGGCTCGCCTATTACAAGGATACCATCCAAGATcagattaaatatatgtaccTCTCAGCTCAATCCAAATTTAAGGGCTTAAATGACTTTCTAAAGTATGAGAAAGCTAGGAGACTCAAGGTATTGAAATTAGATATATAGACTTGTATCACAAATATACGTGATGGATATCGTCAAAAATTGAGGTCTGATGATCTGGTTGATAAACAACTAGGCACAGCCACTTACTTGATCGATTTTCTAGCGTTGAGGGTCGGCAGTGAAAAGGATACAGATGAAGAGGCAGATACAGTGGGTTGTTGCTCACTACGCGTGGAACATATAACTTTTGACAAACTAACAGACACCATAAATCTGGACTTTTTGGGCAAAGATTCGATTAGATACACCAATTCTGTCAAAGTAACACATATCATTCACATAGGTGGATCACTACGCGTTTACTAATTTGATGGAGTTTTGCAAGGACAAGAAACCTGATGAAGAcatttttgacaaaatatCAACTGCAAAGTTAAATGATTACCTGAAGGAACTACTGCCTGGGCTGTCTGCCAAGGTCTTCAGGACCTACAATGCATCTGCTACTCTAGAGGCATGCTTGGACTTGTTGAAATTGGAGGAGGGTATGTAGTTCGCtctaatttatcatattcatCGCCAGTTTATACCAATACTATGCTTTTAATCCTTTTTGATTAAAAGCATAAAAATTCACACCTTAAAACCCCCTCGAGGATAATTACATAAGTTTGCCTACAATTTCCCCCTCAAAATGCTTTAAAATCGCAACCAATCAGCCTATATCAAACCAATTAAATCCTATGAACTAATGCAGGTACCCTTGTGGCCACTGTAAAGGATGAGGGCAATGAAGTTTTGTCTGTTAACTGCGGCAGTGTGGACGAACTTCTGCATTACTACAATCATGCCAACAGACGAGTTGCCATATTATGCAATCACCAAAGGACAGTACCAAAGCTGCACCAAGCTACGCAGAAGAAAATGATGCTAAAAGAGAATATACTAGAGGAGGATTTGAAAATGTGCAAAGATTACATTAAGCACTTGAATGAGGGGAGTAAGAAGTCCTTTTGCATGACACCAAAGTTAAATGTAAGTGGTGCGCGATTTAGGACCTGAAGGGCAATCCCAGGAAGGCGCCGTTTAAGGAGGGGGCCAAGGTAGAGGCACTGGAGAAGAAGGTTGAAAACATAAAAAAGAATATTTCCAAACTTAAGCTTAAGATTAAAATACACGACGATAATAAGACAGTGGCCCTTGGAACTTCTAAGATCAATTACATGGATCCTAGGATCACTATTGCATTCTGCAAAAAATTCGAGATACCAATTGAGAAGGTTTTTAATAGGgtatgttaaatttaatgttaacaatataattttgtatttaagTTAAAATAACTACTCTAATACAGACCCTTCGTATGAAATTCCCTTGGGCTATGCACACTAGAACCAACTTTAGGTTTTAACGCCAGCCAAGCGCAAGAAAATACTAAACTATAACCCCCCTTCATTCATTAGAATTCCATCTGCAATACAGTAAACTCGTGGACTATTTCATCTGCACCTCCGCCTGTGCAAAAATTTGGACAAGAAAAGACGAGTAGATTGTTACACAAAACATCAGTTTGGTACTCTGTGAGATTGTATCGCTTTGACAGATGGTAGCCCAATGTTGGAAGTAATTGGAATGCAAAGCAAAGTTGGGAGCTGCAATCAGGacaatttggcaattggGGGAGTTCGTGTATCAACAGGGGTTTATCAGTACATCTAATCACCTGTTTAGGGTCCTTGGCTATTTCATCctgtaattttatgaatttCTATCTGAAATATAGAGCATACCTTATATTTGTCCCGTTCATACATCTCTCCAACCCACCCCTTGTCTCCGTCATCGGCAGCCCACTCGTCAGCGTCGTCGTCGCCGTTCCTTTGGTTGTATTTACAaagtaataaatattctTTGCTACTCGAATTTATCTTATTTCCAGTTCCGCgctcaatttttttaaacGTAATGCCTGTTGCTGGTAGATGTTTCGGGAATTTCATATAACCAACGAAAACATTGGAGGAATTCCTTAACACCCTCCAGCCTCGGACTGTTAGTGCACATTTGGTTTCGAAATTAGCGCAAAAGAAgacataaaaaattaaagtGGTAGTTTCTGctacattttttattatctgCATTAAGAATGTTAGTTCTTTGTCACAAATTCCACAATTTAGCAGATGGGGATTCCAGGCACAAACATTTTCATCCCTATCACTACAACCAATCTGACATAACACCTTGTCTTTTGcactaattaaataattttcatagGCCAGTGCCTTACTTATATACCCAATCATCATTAGCCAACACTTATCTTCTGTGGTGCGGCATGATTGTATCCTATACTATATGCAGTTAGAGCGATAATTATGTTAAGTTGGTTGTATAATGTGAAGGAGTCCTAAATATCGAAGTTTTTCTCTTGATTATTGGTAGAGCATGTCGGCTGAGATTGTATTGCTGGAGAATCatcatataatttggaaaattgtAAGTTATAGCACCCACAAATTTCCTATCCATTACCTGTATTATTCCATCATACGCAATTTTAGATTTGTGTACAGTTTAATGCTTACATGTCGTAAGTAAGTGTCGATCATCGTGATTTCGTTCATGGAAGGCAGAATGTAGTAATTTGTGGCATCTGGGAACAATTTCCGGTACTTATTTACCCCGTTCCCGATCAGTGTAACTATAAACTTGTTTTCCGTAGGAATTGTTTCATCCGATAGATACTGCAAGACGTCATTAAAAGTGCCAAACCTGTCTATGTAAGGATGTGACTCACTTTGGTATATAAAGTATGTAAATGTACACAAAATGGGCAAGAAAGTTGGttcaaattcttcaatcATCATACCAATGTTGTACACAAAATACACATCAGACATGTGAACGTTAGAGTCACttgataacaatttaattgggTCGTCATTGTACACTCTTTTTACAGATATTTTACCGGGCATGCCGAAGTATTTGAGTGATATAATATCTAATATGCAGTGCAATACTTTGACAAAGAAGCCAGTAGGTCTTTTTCTATGGTAATCCCCCCAATATGCCCATTTCTTCATTAATCCAGCTACGACAATCACCTTATTCTCCAACACTTGTGTCAGTTCGTCATTAATACTGGTATCATATTCGGGGAATATATCTTCTGCAATCAGTATAACAGTTGTAAGAAATTTTTGGTCAATGTGATGTTCATCTCCGCCATTTCCCCTTATATAAGTCAccatattcaaatatttaattggAAGGCTGTCTAGTGTATCAATGGGTAAATCATCATCCTGAATTAGATAAGTTTTTACCATGGGAATGTTTGGGACTTTTGTTTGACTTAAGAACTCAAAATTCACGATGTTATTGACGCCTTTACCCAAAGCATCGAGTATACCACTGCATTGGGCAATCATTGTAGCAGCACTAAATGCCAAGTTTAATCGTGATCTAATCATCACATTTCCTCCTTTAGCCATCTCTGAATCCACTAAATTACTTAATATAAAATGGGTTCTGCTGTTGGTTGtttcatatatatatttactaaGTTTCTCATTCTCTTCGACGGATTCCATAAAATCGTCCACTATATCCAGTTGACTTTGTTCCATTTCCCTCTCCTGTTGGAACATATCGATATGTTTGGTTTCAGTggtatttatcaatatcgTATAATAGGATTCAATCGCTTCTATCAACAATTTAGCAAGTTTTTCATTTcttatatcaaattcatcaataaatatacttCTGCTGCGTGACCTTATGAAATCCATTACTTGATCATATATATCCATAAACCCATTGGTTACGTGTTTCATTAGTACGGTGCAGAAATTCCTAGAAATGATATACAAATTCAACTTTTTATCAACGCAAAATTTAGTTACAGAATTTATCAATGTGCGTAGCAGTAGGTTGTGGGTAGGATTGTCATAAACTATTGTGGCAAATCCAGCGGCATTAATATTATGTTGCAATATGCTATTATCGAGAAATATCCTAATACATCTCTCTAAAATaccaaatatttcaatgtTTATGCTAGTTGGATCCATTAATGCTATTTCCACGAAAATATTTTTCCCGACCAAACCTTCTTTCCACCTATGcatattgtcaaaattcTTAGTAGATACTGAGAAACTATCGACTAGTCCCATAAATCTATCGCTATTTGCAGCGTTGTGAAGAAAACTGATATCTAATATGTTTGAGATATGCACGCTCATCATTTTGTGTTTTAATTGTGTGCAATAACCAGTAAGATACGtataaacatatttgtataaatctTTACTCATAAAAGAGTCACATGTACTGTTTAATGCAATATCCAACTCACTTAAACGTTCACTATatgcatttattattatagatAAGATTTCTTGGTCCAtgcaaattaaatttttataaataaatgacGACAATCCTTTAACTGtcaaaaattcatttacatGTTTAtccattatatattttttcaacaCTCTAACTATTTGTTTCGTTTCTTCCACATGATTCAAATCTAGAATATACACTGCGTTATAATGATTAGCAATTCTCATAGATGCGATGCAATATAATTCGTAGTTGTCTTGAGAAGGAATTATGTAAAATCTCTCTAGAAAAAACTTCCCTTTGTCAATAATATACTTATACACATCTGCATTCGTTTCATTGTACTTTAGATTGCATAGcttcaaaaatattgattcatTACTGCCAATGCTAATGATATCCAACAACATATCTAAGTTCTGATCTTGTATATTATCAACTATGAAATTGGTGAAAACGCTCTCTATAAACTCATGTGAAATAGAACTGCTGAGTATTTTGCCACGTAACTCGCTGAACACGAGGTTCATTTCGACCTCTAggatattgttaataaatgcaGTGGTACAGTTTGAGATTCCATGTGCAAATGCCATGAAGAAGAAGGATAAGTACGCTGTGGCTATATTCATAAGTGCTCGAAGAAGACTACACTCATTGACTAGCCAACTCTAATAATAGACAAATATTGgcaataattaaaaatagtcTCAAAACACAAATGTTTATTTGCACATTCAATCAAATGTTTCattgattgtaaaattattttaaaccTATTCATTTTCCACATGATTTTGGAAAAATTAGagaaaataattcaattgtcTACCGT
The DNA window shown above is from Babesia microti strain RI chromosome III, complete genome and carries:
- a CDS encoding hypothetical protein (overlaps_old_locusTagID:BBM_III02065) translates to MESEIGGRGPLKKFRIKIDSIKRKKALINNVILESTNLNTENITQDTQCVPIVPDTQEFDFENAKSLVSSEFKIKNESYDASFAQNIQTNPSLPINVPPAKASAINSSNTYQPTNLSKNLDLYDSHFLQNDSPFPQSNQQTPTNNNQPIIPTDNKFNGNEFFNKSEGKTVSGFDGLQLLTKKTGDSASDMGSNVSYTARSVVSSTLTTPTATATSGASVVDKDGKHGKFKLKIKKILPITATTTTSLKGIIEQSHHYELPIGAVCITSGVYFDKHFFDAIYPGKTLSSELNICNRNTKSHLQMEKVFHKQRMDIFHNTKAQHSLKDNIENGSSSYNRNRTQKVFFRIEKHAKEVNTSYMGEKIPAKDEIKHLFAMGETDADDFDMDQNLSTEISVNSCDTSLELNMADANDHDYLDKNLSEFINSNKLFMVNNTPPKSFLSQINITAPSCVTKFHSFAIRKVLARRLIKSGYNLITSSTLLPNKQASSNFATGILKSQFSNLDRRHIFYSVDSRISTKITLKDTPFPLSGTYRFVTTTINIVNLSSFSCDLNIELTMENKEITFKEPVNFKYGVKNVQLHEQFKILPPANYASLLFESFHRAIMMKKTKECPYHSMQVNQLLELVSDYMKSDRISLLHEIDSLAKMTFEMGQFPCYKIVIFTPKKCTN
- a CDS encoding DNA topoisomerase I (overlaps_old_locusTagID:BBM_III02070;~overlaps_old_locusTagID:BBM_III02075); amino-acid sequence: MVHGESENVKTETYTHDRSSKYRKVNLNKHDEEKDLKILSDFDHFRSDKITDLNLLKKYANIIAYINTLTPVLHSLKSEFNIDYTMASCWQKNIPIKIEPVTATEKRNKTEPNDEFLEPLNRWWESVTDLESELKWNYLEHRGLQFAELYEPHGISILFNGKELKLNSEAEEIATMWCTTLGTEYENKPIFRKNFWKTFKSKFPTLHPIKKAKLESCDFTAIKNYLDNKKLKAAQDLENDRESVLAEKEALKRAKKELELPFTYALVDNIREKVSGFKVEPPGLFRGRGEHPKQGLWKQRIIPTDVKINIAKTAPVPKAIYPLNGYCWNDVVHENSLTWLAYYKDTIQDQIKYMYLSAQSKFKGLNDFLKYEKARRLKTCITNIRDGYRQKLRSDDLVDKQLGTATYLIDFLALRVGSEKDTDEEADTVGCCSLRVEHITFDKLTDTINLDFLGKDSIRYTNSVKVDHYAFTNLMEFCKDKKPDEDIFDKISTAKLNDYLKELLPGLSAKVFRTYNASATLEACLDLLKLEEGTLVATVKDEGNEVLSVNCGSVDELLHYYNHANRRVAILCNHQRTVPKLHQATQKKMMLKENILEEDLKMCKDYIKHLNEGSKKSFCMTPKLNDLKGNPRKAPFKEGAKVEALEKKVENIKKNISKLKLKIKIHDDNKTVALGTSKINYMDPRITIAFCKKFEIPIEKVFNRTLRMKFPWAMHTRTNFRF
- a CDS encoding hypothetical protein (overlaps_old_locusTagID:BBM_III02075), translated to MMIGYISKALAYENYLISAKDKVLCQIGCSDRDENVCAWNPHLLNCGICDKELTFLMQIIKNVAETTTLIFYVFFCANFETKCALTVRGWRVLRNSSNVFVGYMKFPKHLPATGITFKKIERGTGNKINSSSKEYLLLCKYNQRNGDDDADEWAADDGDKGWVGEMYERDKYKKFIKLQDEIAKDPKQVIRCTDKPLLIHELPQLPNCPDCSSQLCFAFQLLPTLGYHLSKRYNLTEYQTDVLCNNLLVFSCPNFCTGGGADEIVHEFTVLQMEF
- a CDS encoding probable protein, unknown function (overlaps_old_locusTagID:BBM_III02080) gives rise to the protein MNIATAYLSFFFMAFAHGISNCTTAFINNILEVEMNLVFSELRGKILSSSISHEFIESVFTNFIVDNIQDQNLDMLLDIISIGSNESIFLKLCNLKYNETNADVYKYIIDKGKFFLERFYIIPSQDNYELYCIASMRIANHYNAVYILDLNHVEETKQIVRVLKKYIMDKHVNEFLTVKGLSSFIYKNLICMDQEILSIIINAYSERLSELDIALNSTCDSFMSKDLYKYVYTYLTGYCTQLKHKMMSVHISNILDISFLHNAANSDRFMGLVDSFSVSTKNFDNMHRWKEGLVGKNIFVEIALMDPTSINIEIFGILERCIRIFLDNSILQHNINAAGFATIVYDNPTHNLLLRTLINSVTKFCVDKKLNLYIISRNFCTVLMKHVTNGFMDIYDQVMDFIRSRSRSIFIDEFDIRNEKLAKLLIEAIESYYTILINTTETKHIDMFQQEREMEQSQLDIVDDFMESVEENEKLSKYIYETTNSRTHFILSNLVDSEMAKGGNVMIRSRLNLAFSAATMIAQCSGILDALGKGVNNIVNFEFLSQTKVPNIPMDDDLPIDTLDSLPIKYLNMVTYIRGNGGDEHHIDQKFLTTVILIAEDIFPEYDTSINDELTQVLENKVIVVAGLMKKWAYWGDYHRKRPTGFFVKVLHCILDIISLKYFGMPGKISVKRVYNDDPIKLLSSDSNVHMSDVYFVYNIGMMIEEFEPTFLPILCTFTYFIYQNRFGTFNDVLQYLSDETIPTENKFIVTLIGNGVNKYRKLFPDATNYYILPSMNEITMIDTYLRHVMDRKFVGAITYNFPNYMMILQQYNLSRHALPIIKRKTSIFRTPSHYTTNLT